A stretch of DNA from Thermodesulforhabdus norvegica:
ATTACGCCCGTTGCTTTGGAGAAGGAGCTTCGATTTGCAATTCGTGAAGGCGGTAGAACAGTAGGCGCCGGAGTAATTACGGAGATAATTGAATAGAAAACAGGGATGGTGTGATTCATGAGAGTTCATGTGATTCTGGCATGTTCTGAATGCAAGAACCGTAACTACACTACAACGAAGAATAAAAAGACCACGCCGGATAAGCTGGCTTTCAGGAAATATTGCCCTAAGTGCAGGAAGCATACGGTTCATAAGGAGACGAAGTAGAGGAGTTAGGGCGGGAAGGTTTACTTCCTGTCCCTGATCCAGAGAAAAGGAAGATGTCATTGTGAGATGGTGATATGGCAAAAAAACAGGCAGCCAGAAAGGTTCCGGAAACCGCGGGCTTAGCCAGGTTAACACGCTATCCGAAGATGCTTCAGCAATACCTCCGGGAAGTGGTGTACGAATTGAAAAAAGTTGTCTGGCCCT
This window harbors:
- the rpmG gene encoding 50S ribosomal protein L33, with the protein product MRVHVILACSECKNRNYTTTKNKKTTPDKLAFRKYCPKCRKHTVHKETK
- the secE gene encoding preprotein translocase subunit SecE, giving the protein MAKKQAARKVPETAGLARLTRYPKMLQQYLREVVYELKKVVWPSRRQTVGTTAVVLVVVIAFGIYLGLVDAILSRLVRFLIG